The following proteins are encoded in a genomic region of Takifugu rubripes chromosome 9, fTakRub1.2, whole genome shotgun sequence:
- the dnm1l gene encoding dynamin-1-like protein isoform X3, with the protein MEALIPVINKLQDVFNTVGTDIIQLPQIVVVGTQSSGKSSVLESLVGRDILPRGTGIVTRRPLILQLVHVDPEDCKKTTEENASKKNGRLYKGIDGEEWGKFLHTKNKIFTDFDEIRQEIEAETERISGNNKGISDESIHLKIFSPNVVNLTLVDLPGITKLPVGDQPKDIEIQIRELIFKFISNPNSIILAVTAANTDLATSEALKVAREVDPDGRRTLAVVTKLDLMDAGTDAMDVLMGRVIPVKLGIIGVVNRSQLDINQKKLVADAIRDEHAFLQKKYPSLANRNGTKYLARTLNRLLMHHIRDCLPELKSRINVLAAQYQSLLNSYGEPVGDQSATLLQLITKFAAEYCRTIEGTAKYIETAELCGGARICYIFHETFGRTLESVDPLGGLTTIDVLTAIRNATGPRPALFVPEVSFELLVKRQVKRLEDPSLRCVELVHEEMQRIIQHCSNYSTQELLRFPKLHDAIVEVVTSLLRKRLPVTNEMVHNLVAIELAYINTKHPDFADACGLMNNNIEEQRRNRMRDLPAAVPRDKAAAGGPASEQTEGGTGTWRGMLKKGDESAAMQPPFPSSPLKGQAVNLLDVPVPVSRKLTAREQRDCEVIERLIKSYFLIVRKNIQDSVPKAVMHFLVNHVKDCLQSELVGQLYKSALLNDLLTESEDMAQRRNEAADMLKALQKASQVIAEIRETHMW; encoded by the exons ATGGAGGCCCTCATTCCTGTCATAAATAAGCTTCAAGATGTATTTAATACGGTCGGTACGGACATTATCCAGCTGCCGCAGATAGTTGTTGTGGGTACTCAG agcaGTGGAAAGAGTTCGGTTTTAGAGAGCTTAGTGGGCAGAGACATCCTTCCACGTGGTACTGGCATCGTCACCCGCCGGCCTCTTATCCTACAGTTAGTGCACGTTGATCCAGAGGACTGCAAGAAAACCACTGAAGAAAATG CCTCCAAGAAAAATGGACGCCTTTACAAAg GCATCGATGGAGAGGAATGGGGAAAATTCCTACACACCAAAAATAAG ATCTTTACGGACTTTGACGAGATCAGACAGGAAATtgaagcagagacagaaagaattTCCGGAAATAATAAG GGCATCAGCGATGAATCCATTCATCTTAAAATCTTCTCGCCAAATGTTGTGAACCTCACGTTAGTTGACCTTCCTGGTATTACAAAG TTGCCGGTGGGAGATCAGCCCAAAGACATAGAGATCCAGATCAGAGAGTTGATCTTCaagttcatttcaaacccaaaCTCCATCATCCTGGCTGTTACTGCTGCAAACACAGACTTGGCCACTTCTGAGGCGCTTAAAGTGGCCCGGGAGGTCGACCCTGATG GCAGGAGAACACTGGCAGTGGTGACTAAGCTGGATCTGATGGATGCTGGTACAGACGCCATGGATGTACTGATGGGCAGGGTCATTCCTGTGAAACTGGGCATCATCGGAGTCGTTAACAG GAGTCAGCTGGACATCAACCAGAAGAAGTTGGTGGCAGATGCGATCCGTGATGAACATGCCTTCTTACAAAAGAAGTACCCATCTCTTGCTAACAGAAATGGAACCAAATATCTGGCTAGAACACTAAACAG ACTACTGATGCACCACATTAGAGATTGTCTGCCCGAGCTGAAGTCCAGGATCAATGTCCTAGCAGCGCAGTACCAGTCTCTGCTCAATAGTTATGGCGAGCCTGTAGGTGATCAAAGCGCCACGTTGCTGCAGCTCATCACCAAGTTTGCTGCAGAATACTGTCGCACCATCGAAGGCACGGCCAAGTACATCGAGACCGCAGAGCT CTGTGGTGGAGCAAGAATCTGTTACATATTCCATGAAACATTTGGTCGCACCTTAGAGTCGGTTGATCCCCTGGGGGGGTTGACAACCATCGACGTGCTCACAGCAATCAGGAATGCGACG GGGCCGCGGCCCGCTTTATTCGTGCCCGAGGTTTCCTTCGAGTTGCTGGTGAAGAGGCAGGTCAAGCGCTTGGAGGACCCCAGCCTGCGTTGTGTGGAGCTGGTTCATGAGGAGATGCAGAGAATCATCCAACACTGCAGCAACTACAGTACCCAG GAGTTGTTGAGGTTTCCGAAGCTCCACGATGCCATAGTAGAGGTGGTCACCTCGTTACTAAGGAAAAGACTTCCTGTCACTAACGAAATG GTCCACAACCTGGTTGCCATTGAGCTGGCCTACATCAACACCAAGCACCCCGATTTTGCTGATGCATGCGGCctcatgaacaacaacataGAG GAGCAGAGACGAAACAGAATGCGAGACCTTCCCGCCGCTGTCCCCAGAGATAAG GCCGCAGCAGGCGGCCCCGCTAGCGAGCAGACCGAGGGAGGGACGGGGACCTGGAGGGGCATGTTGAAGAAGGGAGACGAGAGTGCAGCCATGCAACCCCCTTTTCCTTCAAGCCCACTGAAGGGTCAAGCTGTCAACCTGCTGGACGTG CCCGTTCCCGTATCCAGGAAGTTGACAGCTCGGGAGCAGAGGGACTGTGAGGTCATCGAGAGGCTCATAAAATCATACTTCCTGATTGTTCGGAAAAACATCCAGGACAG CGTACCGAAGGCAGTGATGCACTTCCTGGTGAACCACGTGAAGGACTGTCTGCAGAGCGAGCTGGTGGGTCAGTTATACAAGTCGGCCCTGCTGAACGACCTGTTGACAGAGTCTGAGGACATGGCTCAGAGGCGCAACGAGGCTGCCGACATGCTCAAG GCATTGCAGAAAGCCAGTCAAGTGATAGCAGAGATCAGAGAAACCCACATGTGGTAA
- the dnm1l gene encoding dynamin-1-like protein isoform X2, giving the protein MEALIPVINKLQDVFNTVGTDIIQLPQIVVVGTQSSGKSSVLESLVGRDILPRGTGIVTRRPLILQLVHVDPEDCKKTTEENGIDGEEWGKFLHTKNKIFTDFDEIRQEIEAETERISGNNKGISDESIHLKIFSPNVVNLTLVDLPGITKLPVGDQPKDIEIQIRELIFKFISNPNSIILAVTAANTDLATSEALKVAREVDPDGRRTLAVVTKLDLMDAGTDAMDVLMGRVIPVKLGIIGVVNRSQLDINQKKLVADAIRDEHAFLQKKYPSLANRNGTKYLARTLNRLLMHHIRDCLPELKSRINVLAAQYQSLLNSYGEPVGDQSATLLQLITKFAAEYCRTIEGTAKYIETAELCGGARICYIFHETFGRTLESVDPLGGLTTIDVLTAIRNATGPRPALFVPEVSFELLVKRQVKRLEDPSLRCVELVHEEMQRIIQHCSNYSTQELLRFPKLHDAIVEVVTSLLRKRLPVTNEMVHNLVAIELAYINTKHPDFADACGLMNNNIEEQRRNRMRDLPAAVPRDKFLKGPGGPPHTDPSAPSSEVTKAAAGGPASEQTEGGTGTWRGMLKKGDESAAMQPPFPSSPLKGQAVNLLDVPVPVSRKLTAREQRDCEVIERLIKSYFLIVRKNIQDSVPKAVMHFLVNHVKDCLQSELVGQLYKSALLNDLLTESEDMAQRRNEAADMLKALQKASQVIAEIRETHMW; this is encoded by the exons ATGGAGGCCCTCATTCCTGTCATAAATAAGCTTCAAGATGTATTTAATACGGTCGGTACGGACATTATCCAGCTGCCGCAGATAGTTGTTGTGGGTACTCAG agcaGTGGAAAGAGTTCGGTTTTAGAGAGCTTAGTGGGCAGAGACATCCTTCCACGTGGTACTGGCATCGTCACCCGCCGGCCTCTTATCCTACAGTTAGTGCACGTTGATCCAGAGGACTGCAAGAAAACCACTGAAGAAAATG GCATCGATGGAGAGGAATGGGGAAAATTCCTACACACCAAAAATAAG ATCTTTACGGACTTTGACGAGATCAGACAGGAAATtgaagcagagacagaaagaattTCCGGAAATAATAAG GGCATCAGCGATGAATCCATTCATCTTAAAATCTTCTCGCCAAATGTTGTGAACCTCACGTTAGTTGACCTTCCTGGTATTACAAAG TTGCCGGTGGGAGATCAGCCCAAAGACATAGAGATCCAGATCAGAGAGTTGATCTTCaagttcatttcaaacccaaaCTCCATCATCCTGGCTGTTACTGCTGCAAACACAGACTTGGCCACTTCTGAGGCGCTTAAAGTGGCCCGGGAGGTCGACCCTGATG GCAGGAGAACACTGGCAGTGGTGACTAAGCTGGATCTGATGGATGCTGGTACAGACGCCATGGATGTACTGATGGGCAGGGTCATTCCTGTGAAACTGGGCATCATCGGAGTCGTTAACAG GAGTCAGCTGGACATCAACCAGAAGAAGTTGGTGGCAGATGCGATCCGTGATGAACATGCCTTCTTACAAAAGAAGTACCCATCTCTTGCTAACAGAAATGGAACCAAATATCTGGCTAGAACACTAAACAG ACTACTGATGCACCACATTAGAGATTGTCTGCCCGAGCTGAAGTCCAGGATCAATGTCCTAGCAGCGCAGTACCAGTCTCTGCTCAATAGTTATGGCGAGCCTGTAGGTGATCAAAGCGCCACGTTGCTGCAGCTCATCACCAAGTTTGCTGCAGAATACTGTCGCACCATCGAAGGCACGGCCAAGTACATCGAGACCGCAGAGCT CTGTGGTGGAGCAAGAATCTGTTACATATTCCATGAAACATTTGGTCGCACCTTAGAGTCGGTTGATCCCCTGGGGGGGTTGACAACCATCGACGTGCTCACAGCAATCAGGAATGCGACG GGGCCGCGGCCCGCTTTATTCGTGCCCGAGGTTTCCTTCGAGTTGCTGGTGAAGAGGCAGGTCAAGCGCTTGGAGGACCCCAGCCTGCGTTGTGTGGAGCTGGTTCATGAGGAGATGCAGAGAATCATCCAACACTGCAGCAACTACAGTACCCAG GAGTTGTTGAGGTTTCCGAAGCTCCACGATGCCATAGTAGAGGTGGTCACCTCGTTACTAAGGAAAAGACTTCCTGTCACTAACGAAATG GTCCACAACCTGGTTGCCATTGAGCTGGCCTACATCAACACCAAGCACCCCGATTTTGCTGATGCATGCGGCctcatgaacaacaacataGAG GAGCAGAGACGAAACAGAATGCGAGACCTTCCCGCCGCTGTCCCCAGAGATAAG TTCCTTAAAGGCCCCGGTGGGCCGCCCCACACTGATCCTTCTGCCCCTAGCAGCGAGGTCACTAAG GCCGCAGCAGGCGGCCCCGCTAGCGAGCAGACCGAGGGAGGGACGGGGACCTGGAGGGGCATGTTGAAGAAGGGAGACGAGAGTGCAGCCATGCAACCCCCTTTTCCTTCAAGCCCACTGAAGGGTCAAGCTGTCAACCTGCTGGACGTG CCCGTTCCCGTATCCAGGAAGTTGACAGCTCGGGAGCAGAGGGACTGTGAGGTCATCGAGAGGCTCATAAAATCATACTTCCTGATTGTTCGGAAAAACATCCAGGACAG CGTACCGAAGGCAGTGATGCACTTCCTGGTGAACCACGTGAAGGACTGTCTGCAGAGCGAGCTGGTGGGTCAGTTATACAAGTCGGCCCTGCTGAACGACCTGTTGACAGAGTCTGAGGACATGGCTCAGAGGCGCAACGAGGCTGCCGACATGCTCAAG GCATTGCAGAAAGCCAGTCAAGTGATAGCAGAGATCAGAGAAACCCACATGTGGTAA
- the dnm1l gene encoding dynamin-1-like protein isoform X1, with protein MEALIPVINKLQDVFNTVGTDIIQLPQIVVVGTQSSGKSSVLESLVGRDILPRGTGIVTRRPLILQLVHVDPEDCKKTTEENASKKNGRLYKGIDGEEWGKFLHTKNKIFTDFDEIRQEIEAETERISGNNKGISDESIHLKIFSPNVVNLTLVDLPGITKLPVGDQPKDIEIQIRELIFKFISNPNSIILAVTAANTDLATSEALKVAREVDPDGRRTLAVVTKLDLMDAGTDAMDVLMGRVIPVKLGIIGVVNRSQLDINQKKLVADAIRDEHAFLQKKYPSLANRNGTKYLARTLNRLLMHHIRDCLPELKSRINVLAAQYQSLLNSYGEPVGDQSATLLQLITKFAAEYCRTIEGTAKYIETAELCGGARICYIFHETFGRTLESVDPLGGLTTIDVLTAIRNATGPRPALFVPEVSFELLVKRQVKRLEDPSLRCVELVHEEMQRIIQHCSNYSTQELLRFPKLHDAIVEVVTSLLRKRLPVTNEMVHNLVAIELAYINTKHPDFADACGLMNNNIEEQRRNRMRDLPAAVPRDKFLKGPGGPPHTDPSAPSSEVTKAAAGGPASEQTEGGTGTWRGMLKKGDESAAMQPPFPSSPLKGQAVNLLDVPVPVSRKLTAREQRDCEVIERLIKSYFLIVRKNIQDSVPKAVMHFLVNHVKDCLQSELVGQLYKSALLNDLLTESEDMAQRRNEAADMLKALQKASQVIAEIRETHMW; from the exons ATGGAGGCCCTCATTCCTGTCATAAATAAGCTTCAAGATGTATTTAATACGGTCGGTACGGACATTATCCAGCTGCCGCAGATAGTTGTTGTGGGTACTCAG agcaGTGGAAAGAGTTCGGTTTTAGAGAGCTTAGTGGGCAGAGACATCCTTCCACGTGGTACTGGCATCGTCACCCGCCGGCCTCTTATCCTACAGTTAGTGCACGTTGATCCAGAGGACTGCAAGAAAACCACTGAAGAAAATG CCTCCAAGAAAAATGGACGCCTTTACAAAg GCATCGATGGAGAGGAATGGGGAAAATTCCTACACACCAAAAATAAG ATCTTTACGGACTTTGACGAGATCAGACAGGAAATtgaagcagagacagaaagaattTCCGGAAATAATAAG GGCATCAGCGATGAATCCATTCATCTTAAAATCTTCTCGCCAAATGTTGTGAACCTCACGTTAGTTGACCTTCCTGGTATTACAAAG TTGCCGGTGGGAGATCAGCCCAAAGACATAGAGATCCAGATCAGAGAGTTGATCTTCaagttcatttcaaacccaaaCTCCATCATCCTGGCTGTTACTGCTGCAAACACAGACTTGGCCACTTCTGAGGCGCTTAAAGTGGCCCGGGAGGTCGACCCTGATG GCAGGAGAACACTGGCAGTGGTGACTAAGCTGGATCTGATGGATGCTGGTACAGACGCCATGGATGTACTGATGGGCAGGGTCATTCCTGTGAAACTGGGCATCATCGGAGTCGTTAACAG GAGTCAGCTGGACATCAACCAGAAGAAGTTGGTGGCAGATGCGATCCGTGATGAACATGCCTTCTTACAAAAGAAGTACCCATCTCTTGCTAACAGAAATGGAACCAAATATCTGGCTAGAACACTAAACAG ACTACTGATGCACCACATTAGAGATTGTCTGCCCGAGCTGAAGTCCAGGATCAATGTCCTAGCAGCGCAGTACCAGTCTCTGCTCAATAGTTATGGCGAGCCTGTAGGTGATCAAAGCGCCACGTTGCTGCAGCTCATCACCAAGTTTGCTGCAGAATACTGTCGCACCATCGAAGGCACGGCCAAGTACATCGAGACCGCAGAGCT CTGTGGTGGAGCAAGAATCTGTTACATATTCCATGAAACATTTGGTCGCACCTTAGAGTCGGTTGATCCCCTGGGGGGGTTGACAACCATCGACGTGCTCACAGCAATCAGGAATGCGACG GGGCCGCGGCCCGCTTTATTCGTGCCCGAGGTTTCCTTCGAGTTGCTGGTGAAGAGGCAGGTCAAGCGCTTGGAGGACCCCAGCCTGCGTTGTGTGGAGCTGGTTCATGAGGAGATGCAGAGAATCATCCAACACTGCAGCAACTACAGTACCCAG GAGTTGTTGAGGTTTCCGAAGCTCCACGATGCCATAGTAGAGGTGGTCACCTCGTTACTAAGGAAAAGACTTCCTGTCACTAACGAAATG GTCCACAACCTGGTTGCCATTGAGCTGGCCTACATCAACACCAAGCACCCCGATTTTGCTGATGCATGCGGCctcatgaacaacaacataGAG GAGCAGAGACGAAACAGAATGCGAGACCTTCCCGCCGCTGTCCCCAGAGATAAG TTCCTTAAAGGCCCCGGTGGGCCGCCCCACACTGATCCTTCTGCCCCTAGCAGCGAGGTCACTAAG GCCGCAGCAGGCGGCCCCGCTAGCGAGCAGACCGAGGGAGGGACGGGGACCTGGAGGGGCATGTTGAAGAAGGGAGACGAGAGTGCAGCCATGCAACCCCCTTTTCCTTCAAGCCCACTGAAGGGTCAAGCTGTCAACCTGCTGGACGTG CCCGTTCCCGTATCCAGGAAGTTGACAGCTCGGGAGCAGAGGGACTGTGAGGTCATCGAGAGGCTCATAAAATCATACTTCCTGATTGTTCGGAAAAACATCCAGGACAG CGTACCGAAGGCAGTGATGCACTTCCTGGTGAACCACGTGAAGGACTGTCTGCAGAGCGAGCTGGTGGGTCAGTTATACAAGTCGGCCCTGCTGAACGACCTGTTGACAGAGTCTGAGGACATGGCTCAGAGGCGCAACGAGGCTGCCGACATGCTCAAG GCATTGCAGAAAGCCAGTCAAGTGATAGCAGAGATCAGAGAAACCCACATGTGGTAA
- the dnm1l gene encoding dynamin-1-like protein isoform X4 — MEALIPVINKLQDVFNTVGTDIIQLPQIVVVGTQSSGKSSVLESLVGRDILPRGTGIVTRRPLILQLVHVDPEDCKKTTEENGIDGEEWGKFLHTKNKIFTDFDEIRQEIEAETERISGNNKGISDESIHLKIFSPNVVNLTLVDLPGITKLPVGDQPKDIEIQIRELIFKFISNPNSIILAVTAANTDLATSEALKVAREVDPDGRRTLAVVTKLDLMDAGTDAMDVLMGRVIPVKLGIIGVVNRSQLDINQKKLVADAIRDEHAFLQKKYPSLANRNGTKYLARTLNRLLMHHIRDCLPELKSRINVLAAQYQSLLNSYGEPVGDQSATLLQLITKFAAEYCRTIEGTAKYIETAELCGGARICYIFHETFGRTLESVDPLGGLTTIDVLTAIRNATGPRPALFVPEVSFELLVKRQVKRLEDPSLRCVELVHEEMQRIIQHCSNYSTQELLRFPKLHDAIVEVVTSLLRKRLPVTNEMVHNLVAIELAYINTKHPDFADACGLMNNNIEEQRRNRMRDLPAAVPRDKAAAGGPASEQTEGGTGTWRGMLKKGDESAAMQPPFPSSPLKGQAVNLLDVPVPVSRKLTAREQRDCEVIERLIKSYFLIVRKNIQDSVPKAVMHFLVNHVKDCLQSELVGQLYKSALLNDLLTESEDMAQRRNEAADMLKALQKASQVIAEIRETHMW; from the exons ATGGAGGCCCTCATTCCTGTCATAAATAAGCTTCAAGATGTATTTAATACGGTCGGTACGGACATTATCCAGCTGCCGCAGATAGTTGTTGTGGGTACTCAG agcaGTGGAAAGAGTTCGGTTTTAGAGAGCTTAGTGGGCAGAGACATCCTTCCACGTGGTACTGGCATCGTCACCCGCCGGCCTCTTATCCTACAGTTAGTGCACGTTGATCCAGAGGACTGCAAGAAAACCACTGAAGAAAATG GCATCGATGGAGAGGAATGGGGAAAATTCCTACACACCAAAAATAAG ATCTTTACGGACTTTGACGAGATCAGACAGGAAATtgaagcagagacagaaagaattTCCGGAAATAATAAG GGCATCAGCGATGAATCCATTCATCTTAAAATCTTCTCGCCAAATGTTGTGAACCTCACGTTAGTTGACCTTCCTGGTATTACAAAG TTGCCGGTGGGAGATCAGCCCAAAGACATAGAGATCCAGATCAGAGAGTTGATCTTCaagttcatttcaaacccaaaCTCCATCATCCTGGCTGTTACTGCTGCAAACACAGACTTGGCCACTTCTGAGGCGCTTAAAGTGGCCCGGGAGGTCGACCCTGATG GCAGGAGAACACTGGCAGTGGTGACTAAGCTGGATCTGATGGATGCTGGTACAGACGCCATGGATGTACTGATGGGCAGGGTCATTCCTGTGAAACTGGGCATCATCGGAGTCGTTAACAG GAGTCAGCTGGACATCAACCAGAAGAAGTTGGTGGCAGATGCGATCCGTGATGAACATGCCTTCTTACAAAAGAAGTACCCATCTCTTGCTAACAGAAATGGAACCAAATATCTGGCTAGAACACTAAACAG ACTACTGATGCACCACATTAGAGATTGTCTGCCCGAGCTGAAGTCCAGGATCAATGTCCTAGCAGCGCAGTACCAGTCTCTGCTCAATAGTTATGGCGAGCCTGTAGGTGATCAAAGCGCCACGTTGCTGCAGCTCATCACCAAGTTTGCTGCAGAATACTGTCGCACCATCGAAGGCACGGCCAAGTACATCGAGACCGCAGAGCT CTGTGGTGGAGCAAGAATCTGTTACATATTCCATGAAACATTTGGTCGCACCTTAGAGTCGGTTGATCCCCTGGGGGGGTTGACAACCATCGACGTGCTCACAGCAATCAGGAATGCGACG GGGCCGCGGCCCGCTTTATTCGTGCCCGAGGTTTCCTTCGAGTTGCTGGTGAAGAGGCAGGTCAAGCGCTTGGAGGACCCCAGCCTGCGTTGTGTGGAGCTGGTTCATGAGGAGATGCAGAGAATCATCCAACACTGCAGCAACTACAGTACCCAG GAGTTGTTGAGGTTTCCGAAGCTCCACGATGCCATAGTAGAGGTGGTCACCTCGTTACTAAGGAAAAGACTTCCTGTCACTAACGAAATG GTCCACAACCTGGTTGCCATTGAGCTGGCCTACATCAACACCAAGCACCCCGATTTTGCTGATGCATGCGGCctcatgaacaacaacataGAG GAGCAGAGACGAAACAGAATGCGAGACCTTCCCGCCGCTGTCCCCAGAGATAAG GCCGCAGCAGGCGGCCCCGCTAGCGAGCAGACCGAGGGAGGGACGGGGACCTGGAGGGGCATGTTGAAGAAGGGAGACGAGAGTGCAGCCATGCAACCCCCTTTTCCTTCAAGCCCACTGAAGGGTCAAGCTGTCAACCTGCTGGACGTG CCCGTTCCCGTATCCAGGAAGTTGACAGCTCGGGAGCAGAGGGACTGTGAGGTCATCGAGAGGCTCATAAAATCATACTTCCTGATTGTTCGGAAAAACATCCAGGACAG CGTACCGAAGGCAGTGATGCACTTCCTGGTGAACCACGTGAAGGACTGTCTGCAGAGCGAGCTGGTGGGTCAGTTATACAAGTCGGCCCTGCTGAACGACCTGTTGACAGAGTCTGAGGACATGGCTCAGAGGCGCAACGAGGCTGCCGACATGCTCAAG GCATTGCAGAAAGCCAGTCAAGTGATAGCAGAGATCAGAGAAACCCACATGTGGTAA